From the genome of Melitaea cinxia chromosome 12, ilMelCinx1.1, whole genome shotgun sequence, one region includes:
- the LOC123658637 gene encoding piggyBac transposable element-derived protein 4-like encodes MGSGCLYIDEEIRRILEGSEDEDFSDGSDDMYEPTREEHDESEDEEENSQIEEQQVCETETNQDPTWVEYILPIGRETFIGSSGLQNTLVIRNQDGSVAIEKIMEYFVSDEIFHCMVEKTNSYAELLKRVRTKQFSRMSRWVDVSIEEMKKFFAVILYMGVDKKPSIEHYWKMDPLYYCDFIHKISMSYNRFTNILRCWHFENVQPDNSDVLYRIQPLVDKIIAKFRELYTPSDTIVVDESQIKHQGRLKIKTYNPSKAHKYSIKVYKMCSTNSYTWSYSIHAGSGSAIEGLDKPGSVVVRLCHPLLNEGRLIVADNYYTGIALARYLKDRHTDLCGTLRKNKVNLPKDIIYI; translated from the coding sequence atgGGTTCTGGGTGCTTGTATATAGACGAGGAAATACGGCGTATTTTAGAAGGAAGTGAAGACGAAGATTTCAGTGATGGAAGTGATGACATGTATGAACCTACAAGAGAGGAGCATGATGAATCTGAAGATGAAGAGGAAAATAGCCAAATTGAGGAGCAGCAAGTGTGTGAAACTGAGACCAATCAAGATCCGACATGGGTGGAATATATTCTGCCCATCGGAAGAGAAACTTTTATAGGTTCTTCTGGTTTGCAAAATACTCTAGTTATTAGAAATCAAGACGGTTCAGTtgcaattgaaaaaattatggAGTATTTCGTATCTGATGAAATTTTTCATTGCATGGTAGAAAAAACAAATTCATACGCTGAACTGCTGAAAAGGGTGCGCACGAAGCAATTCTCTAGAATGTCTCGTTGGGTTGATGTTTCTATTGAAGAAATGAAGAAATTTTTCGCAGTCATTCTTTATATGGGGGTAGATAAGAAACCTTCCATCGAACACTATTGGAAAATGGATCCCTTGTACTATTGTgattttattcacaaaatttCAATGTCCTATAATCGCTTTACAAATATACTACGTTGTTGGCATTTCGAAAACGTGCAACCTGATAATAGTGATGTTTTGTACCGGATACAACCTTTAGTAGATAAAATTATAGCAAAATTTCGTGAACTATATACGCCAAGTGATACTATCGTCGTCGATGAGTCTCAAATAAAACACCAAGGACGACTCAAAATAAAAACCTACAATCCATCCAAAGCgcataaatatagtataaaagtTTACAAAATGTGTTCTACTAATAGTTATACATGGTCCTATTCTATTCATGCGGGATCTGGATCGGCTATTGAAGGATTGGATAAACCAGGATCTGTTGTGGTGAGGCTATGTCATCCACTTCTAAATGAAGGTAGATTGATTGTTGCCGACAACTACTATACCGGGATAGCTCTAGCTAGATACCTAAAGGATAGACACACAGATTTATGTGGAACTTTGcgaaaaaacaaagtaaatttgCCTAAagatatcatatatatataa
- the LOC123658638 gene encoding piggyBac transposable element-derived protein 4-like, with protein MTDVTSWRGESKKPNMVMDYNDAKKGIDVADQLSCYHSPLRKSMTWYKKVAYDLIFQTAIVNTKVIFEEATGSSISVLDVQETMIRHWLGDVVMKKHPARISTLPSTSSERHALTQIPSRDGKLVRRRCVICYANKKAEGNPLLAKQVNTECVKCKKIFCLKCFNEAH; from the coding sequence ATGACGGATGTCACATCTTGGAGAGGAGAATCAAAAAAACCAAACATGGTTATGGATTACAACGACGCCAAGAAAGGCATTGATGTTGCAGACCAACTGAGCTGTTACCATTCCCCTCTAAGAAAAAGTATGACGTGGTATAAAAAAGTAGCTTATGATTTGATTTTTCAAACAGCAATAGTGAATACCAAAGTGATTTTCGAAGAGGCTACCGGTTCTTCAATTTCGGTTTTAGATGTACAAGAAACAATGATCCGTCATTGGCTTGGCGACGTGGTCATGAAAAAACACCCAGCAAGAATATCGACTCTGCCTTCAACATCATCAGAAAGACACGCTCTAACCCAGATTCCGAGTCGAGATGGAAAACTCGTAAGGAGGCGTTGTGTCATCTGTTATGCCAACAAAAAGGCTGAAGGAAATCCTTTGCTAGCTAAACAAGTAAACACCGAAtgtgtaaaatgtaaaaaaatattttgtttgaaatgttTCAATGAGGCACACTGA